The Polaribacter tangerinus genome has a segment encoding these proteins:
- a CDS encoding alpha/beta fold hydrolase: MTDKLKTEGKFTYVEAGEGPVIIVLHGLMGALSNFESTFNHFSANGYKVLIPELPLYSMPLLKTNVKNLAGFLKEFMEFKKVEKTILLGNSLGGHISLYFTKHYPEKVSALVLTGSSGLYEKAMGDSFPKRGSYEYIEKKTKGVFYDPAIGTKEMVDDVFKIVNDRNSVIRTLAIAKSAIRHNMAKDLPAMKQPTCIIWGKQDTVTPPEVADGFHELMPNSSLFWIDKCGHAAMMEKPKEFNNYLHTWLLENNI, encoded by the coding sequence ATGACGGATAAGTTAAAAACCGAAGGAAAATTTACATATGTAGAAGCAGGGGAAGGACCAGTAATCATTGTTTTACATGGATTAATGGGAGCTTTAAGTAATTTTGAAAGTACGTTTAATCACTTTTCTGCAAACGGTTATAAAGTTCTAATTCCAGAACTTCCATTATACTCAATGCCTCTTTTAAAAACGAATGTTAAGAATTTAGCAGGTTTTTTAAAAGAATTTATGGAGTTTAAAAAAGTAGAAAAAACCATCCTTTTAGGAAATTCATTAGGAGGACATATAAGCCTATATTTTACCAAGCATTATCCAGAAAAAGTATCTGCACTTGTGTTAACAGGGAGTTCTGGTTTGTATGAAAAAGCAATGGGAGATAGTTTTCCGAAAAGAGGAAGTTATGAGTACATAGAGAAAAAAACCAAAGGTGTTTTTTACGATCCTGCAATAGGAACCAAAGAAATGGTAGATGATGTTTTTAAAATTGTAAATGACAGGAACTCTGTAATACGAACTCTTGCCATTGCAAAAAGTGCTATTAGACATAATATGGCAAAAGATTTACCAGCCATGAAACAACCAACGTGTATTATTTGGGGAAAACAAGATACTGTTACACCTCCAGAAGTTGCTGATGGTTTTCATGAACTAATGCCAAATTCAAGTTTATTTTGGATAGACAAATGTGGACACGCAGCGATGATGGAAAAACCAAAGGAATTCAACAACTATCTTCATACTTGGTTATTAGAAAACAATATCTAG